A single Saccopteryx bilineata isolate mSacBil1 chromosome 9, mSacBil1_pri_phased_curated, whole genome shotgun sequence DNA region contains:
- the TMEM91 gene encoding LOW QUALITY PROTEIN: transmembrane protein 91 (The sequence of the model RefSeq protein was modified relative to this genomic sequence to represent the inferred CDS: inserted 1 base in 1 codon), which translates to MDSPSLLELQKTLQADVGSDLPVQKPGKPELGLHFGETAFSESLRGWQFLPPPLPSVSASLRQPGPPDLEDGSSSDSDLDWDVGRLLSPLIPHDHLGXVFSMLCCLWPVGFAAFCLAWKVSLCMGLGGNWM; encoded by the exons ATGGACAGCCCGAGTCTTCTAGAACTTCAAAAGACTCTGCAGGCAGATGTAGGCTCCGACCTCCCTGTCCAGAAGCCTGGCAAGCCTGAGCTGGGCCTTCACTTTGGAGAGACAGCCTTTTCAGAATCCTTAAGGGGTTGGCAGTTTCTGccaccaccccttccctctgtgaGTGCAAGTCTGAGGCAGCCAGGGCCCCCTGACCTTGAG GATGGGTCATCAAGTGACAGCGacttggactgggatgtgggcaGACTGCTTTCCCCGCTCATACCCCACGACCACCTTG CTGTCTTCTCCATGCTGTGCTGTTTGTGGCCTGTGGGCTTTGCTGCCTTCTGCCTGGCCTGGAAGGTCAGTCTGTGTATGGGGCTGGGAGGGAACTGgatgtaa